One window of the Archangium primigenium genome contains the following:
- a CDS encoding dipeptidase, translating into MAATPRDVLDLHRRWCIADSHADSLMWNRDLCARSDEGHVDFPRLFDVGVKLQCFTLVTRGFPFIGGFETFAAVRGWPREARANEWTRALWQIEQLETFCARSEGRARVTTTGAALEENLAQGRLSAVLGVEGAHALEGRAERVAELHARGVRFIGLTHLSNNDAGGSSFPMMGNRPLSELGHAVLGEMVRVGMSVDLAHASERTLEDILAHPTARYFSSHTGVRGAGGGWRNLSDDVLRRIAERGGVVGIILAPVYLGGDSIDDVVRHIEHALDVMGEEGVGIGSDYDGMVALPKGFQDVTDLPKLTEALLRRHPEARVERVLGGNFRRFFRETLGA; encoded by the coding sequence ATGGCCGCGACTCCTCGGGACGTGCTCGACCTCCACCGGCGCTGGTGCATCGCGGACTCGCACGCGGACTCCCTGATGTGGAACCGGGACCTGTGCGCGCGCTCCGACGAGGGCCACGTGGACTTTCCCCGGCTCTTCGACGTGGGGGTGAAGCTGCAGTGCTTCACGCTCGTGACGCGGGGCTTTCCCTTCATCGGGGGCTTCGAGACCTTCGCCGCGGTGCGCGGCTGGCCGCGCGAGGCGCGCGCCAACGAGTGGACCCGGGCCCTGTGGCAGATCGAGCAGTTGGAGACCTTCTGCGCGCGCTCGGAGGGCCGGGCGCGTGTCACCACCACGGGGGCGGCGCTGGAGGAGAACCTCGCCCAGGGCCGGCTGTCCGCGGTGCTCGGGGTGGAGGGCGCGCACGCGCTGGAGGGCCGGGCCGAGCGCGTGGCGGAGCTGCACGCGCGGGGCGTACGCTTCATCGGGCTCACGCACCTGTCCAACAACGACGCGGGCGGCTCGTCCTTCCCGATGATGGGCAACCGGCCGCTGTCGGAGCTGGGGCACGCGGTGCTCGGGGAGATGGTGCGCGTGGGCATGAGCGTGGACCTGGCGCACGCCTCCGAGCGCACGCTGGAGGACATCCTCGCGCACCCCACGGCGCGCTACTTCTCCTCGCACACGGGCGTGCGCGGGGCGGGGGGCGGCTGGCGCAACCTGTCGGACGACGTGCTGCGCCGCATCGCCGAGCGGGGCGGGGTGGTGGGCATCATCCTCGCGCCCGTGTACCTGGGCGGCGACAGCATCGACGACGTGGTGCGCCACATCGAGCACGCCCTGGACGTCATGGGCGAGGAGGGCGTGGGCATCGGCTCGGACTACGACGGCATGGTGGCCCTGCCCAAGGGCTTCCAGGACGTGACGGACCTGCCCAAGCTCACCGAGGCGCTCTTGCGCCGCCACCCGGAGGCGCGCGTGGAGCGCGTGCTCGGGGGCAACTTCCGCCGCTTCTTCCGCGAGACGTTGGGCGCATGA
- a CDS encoding alpha/beta fold hydrolase, giving the protein MPTLDVHGTALHYRDEGHGPPVLLFHAFPLHSGAFDAQVKALASRYRFLLPDVRGLGQGAPPSGPTEMAHIAQDALALLDALGLDSVVVGGVSMGGYASMALLREDPSRVRGLVLVDTQAGADDEAGRARREASAEQALREGPEAVVRAMLPRLVAAGPDSEVGREVAALMRAATPEGLAAAQRGMALRPDSKDILARYAGPALVVVGEQDGITPVEKARQMAELVTGAHLEIIPGAAHLPNQEQPEAFNAVLERFLSRL; this is encoded by the coding sequence ATGCCCACCCTCGACGTCCACGGCACCGCCCTGCACTACCGCGACGAGGGCCACGGCCCCCCCGTGCTGCTCTTCCACGCCTTTCCCCTGCACTCCGGCGCCTTCGACGCCCAGGTGAAGGCCCTGGCCAGCCGCTACCGCTTCCTCCTGCCGGACGTGCGGGGCCTCGGCCAGGGCGCGCCCCCGAGCGGACCCACGGAGATGGCGCACATCGCCCAGGACGCGCTCGCGCTGCTCGACGCGCTCGGGCTGGACTCGGTGGTGGTGGGCGGCGTGTCCATGGGCGGCTACGCCAGCATGGCGCTGCTGCGCGAGGACCCCAGCCGCGTGCGGGGCCTCGTGCTCGTGGACACCCAGGCCGGCGCGGACGACGAGGCGGGCCGGGCCCGGCGCGAGGCCTCCGCCGAGCAGGCCCTGCGCGAGGGGCCCGAGGCCGTCGTGCGCGCCATGCTGCCCCGGCTGGTGGCGGCGGGCCCGGACTCGGAGGTGGGGCGTGAGGTGGCGGCGCTGATGCGGGCCGCCACCCCCGAGGGCCTCGCGGCCGCCCAGCGCGGCATGGCCCTGCGCCCGGACAGCAAGGACATCCTCGCGCGCTACGCCGGCCCCGCCCTGGTGGTGGTGGGCGAGCAGGACGGCATCACCCCCGTGGAGAAGGCCCGGCAGATGGCGGAGCTCGTCACCGGTGCCCACCTGGAAATCATCCCCGGCGCCGCGCACCTGCCCAACCAGGAGCAACCCGAGGCCTTCAACGCCGTGCTGGAGCGCTTCCTCTCCCGCCTGTGA
- the corA gene encoding magnesium/cobalt transporter CorA: protein MLQVLLLNDGLVHTGGEELLDQPGRKWIDILHPTEEVMKRLGERYGLHRLAIEDCLHLDQRPKLEEYPNHQFIVLQGFSAGGEDICELTLHEHHFFLGPDWLISVHELPYPGMEALHQRVRAEPDATLGRGVDVLLYLLADTLVDGNFPILDRFGDELEDLESSIFENAQREHLQRIFALKRALVTVRRVLSPQRDVMGLLSRRGIPNVSERTALYFRDVYDHLVRLYEQIDANRDLLGNVMDGYLSMMANRTNDITKQLTIFSTIFLPLSFITGFFGQNFDFLSRPAFFWMMMGSVVALPVSLLFWFKRKQWI, encoded by the coding sequence ATGCTCCAGGTTCTGCTCTTGAACGATGGCCTCGTCCACACCGGCGGCGAAGAACTGCTCGACCAGCCCGGCCGCAAGTGGATCGACATCCTCCACCCGACCGAGGAGGTCATGAAGCGGCTGGGCGAGCGCTACGGGCTGCACCGCCTGGCCATCGAGGACTGTCTGCACCTGGACCAGCGGCCCAAGCTGGAGGAGTACCCGAACCACCAGTTCATCGTCCTCCAGGGCTTCTCGGCCGGCGGGGAGGACATTTGCGAGCTGACGCTGCACGAGCACCACTTCTTCCTGGGCCCGGACTGGCTCATCAGCGTGCACGAGCTGCCCTACCCCGGCATGGAGGCCCTGCACCAGCGCGTGCGCGCCGAGCCCGACGCCACCCTGGGCCGGGGCGTGGACGTGCTCCTGTACCTGCTGGCCGACACGCTGGTGGACGGCAACTTCCCCATCCTCGACCGCTTCGGGGACGAGCTGGAGGACCTGGAATCCTCCATCTTCGAGAACGCCCAGCGCGAGCACCTGCAGCGCATCTTCGCGCTCAAGCGCGCCCTGGTGACGGTGCGCCGGGTGCTCTCGCCCCAGCGCGACGTGATGGGGCTCCTGTCCCGGCGGGGCATCCCCAACGTGAGCGAGCGCACCGCGCTCTACTTCCGCGACGTGTACGACCACCTGGTGCGGCTGTACGAGCAGATCGACGCCAACCGCGACCTGTTGGGCAACGTGATGGACGGCTACCTGTCCATGATGGCCAACCGCACCAACGACATCACCAAGCAGCTCACCATCTTCTCCACCATCTTCCTGCCCCTGTCCTTCATCACGGGCTTCTTCGGACAGAACTTCGACTTCCTGTCCCGCCCCGCCTTCTTCTGGATGATGATGGGCTCGGTGGTCGCCCTGCCCGTGTCCCTGCTGTTCTGGTTCAAGCGCAAGCAGTGGATCTGA
- a CDS encoding M4 family metallopeptidase: protein MVRTPRFLAAALLALPLAACEVDPSSQLSEESSKKVTASDSLGDIHAALAALPSAQIAGAEQNGVPFMITGKLGVASGAVKGLAADGNGRLSQALPGIAAAFRVNASDLIAKRSRTDEQGVTHVRYGQTKNGLPVVNEELIVHIGADNTIIAANGTARDGEIVSAKARISEEAAKAAALDSTSGRHLEQESIRLVYVRSPADEKLKLAYESTVIGEARDGMPIRDLVYVSAQDGGIVTRNSKIHTALNRAVYTAANKTSLPGTLKRSEGGAATGDNHVDKNYEALGGTYNCYKNNFGRDSLDNKGALLKSTVHYDSNYTNAFWNGTQMVYGDSNGTQSLPLGLSADVTTHELTHAVTENESNLTYSAESGGLNEAMSDIFGAYCESYASGAWSTSDAVFMVGDDVWTPNTAGDALRYMFDPAKDGASHDYWTTSTKSVDVHYSSGVANLAFTLLSRGGKHPRNKSTITVPALGVQKAGAIYYKANTDLFTASTNYAQAKTYLEQAASTLYGAGSAEVAAVTASLQAVGVGVSTPAPTATALTNGVAKTSLGASSGASLYYYLDVPASKASTFTTSGGTGDLDLYVKASTQPTTTSYDCRSEGTTNAESCTISAKTAATRIYVTLYAYTTFSGVTLKGSYP from the coding sequence TTGGTTCGCACGCCTCGTTTCCTTGCCGCCGCGCTGCTCGCCCTGCCTCTCGCCGCTTGTGAGGTCGACCCGTCGTCCCAGCTCTCCGAGGAGTCCTCGAAGAAGGTCACCGCGAGCGACTCGCTGGGTGACATCCACGCGGCGCTCGCGGCGCTGCCCTCGGCGCAGATCGCCGGCGCCGAGCAGAACGGCGTGCCCTTCATGATCACCGGCAAGCTGGGTGTGGCCAGCGGCGCGGTGAAGGGCCTGGCCGCCGACGGCAACGGCCGTCTGAGCCAGGCGCTGCCCGGCATCGCCGCCGCCTTCCGCGTCAACGCCTCGGACCTCATCGCCAAGCGCTCGCGCACGGACGAGCAGGGCGTCACCCACGTGCGCTACGGCCAGACCAAGAACGGCCTGCCCGTGGTGAACGAGGAGCTCATCGTCCACATCGGCGCGGACAACACCATCATCGCCGCCAACGGCACCGCGCGGGACGGGGAGATCGTCTCCGCCAAGGCGCGCATCTCCGAGGAGGCCGCCAAGGCCGCCGCCCTGGACAGCACCTCGGGCCGCCACCTGGAGCAGGAGAGCATCCGGCTGGTGTACGTGCGCTCGCCCGCGGACGAGAAGCTCAAGCTGGCCTACGAGTCCACGGTCATCGGCGAGGCCCGCGACGGCATGCCCATCCGCGACCTGGTGTACGTGAGCGCGCAGGATGGCGGTATCGTCACCCGCAACTCGAAGATCCACACGGCGCTCAACCGCGCGGTGTACACGGCCGCCAACAAGACGAGCCTGCCCGGCACGCTCAAGCGCTCCGAGGGCGGCGCCGCCACGGGTGACAACCACGTGGACAAGAACTACGAGGCGCTGGGCGGCACCTACAACTGCTACAAGAACAACTTCGGCCGTGACTCGCTGGACAACAAGGGCGCGCTGCTCAAGAGCACCGTGCACTACGACAGCAACTACACCAACGCGTTCTGGAACGGCACGCAGATGGTGTACGGCGACAGCAACGGCACCCAGTCCCTGCCGCTGGGCCTGTCGGCGGACGTGACCACGCACGAGCTGACGCACGCGGTGACGGAGAACGAGTCCAACCTCACGTACTCGGCCGAGTCCGGTGGCCTCAACGAGGCGATGAGCGACATCTTCGGCGCCTACTGCGAGAGCTACGCCTCGGGCGCCTGGTCCACCAGCGACGCGGTCTTCATGGTGGGCGACGACGTGTGGACGCCCAACACCGCGGGCGACGCGCTGCGCTACATGTTCGACCCGGCCAAGGACGGCGCCTCGCACGACTACTGGACCACCAGCACCAAGAGCGTGGACGTGCACTACAGCTCGGGCGTGGCCAACCTGGCCTTCACGCTGCTGTCGCGCGGTGGCAAGCACCCGCGCAACAAGTCCACCATCACCGTGCCGGCGCTCGGCGTGCAGAAGGCCGGCGCCATCTACTACAAGGCCAACACGGACCTGTTCACCGCGTCCACCAACTACGCCCAGGCCAAGACGTACCTGGAGCAGGCCGCCTCGACCCTCTACGGCGCCGGCTCGGCCGAGGTCGCCGCGGTGACGGCCTCCCTGCAGGCGGTGGGCGTGGGTGTCTCGACGCCCGCCCCCACGGCCACCGCGCTGACCAACGGCGTGGCGAAGACGAGCCTGGGCGCCTCCTCGGGCGCCTCGCTCTACTACTACCTGGACGTGCCGGCCTCGAAGGCCTCCACGTTCACCACCAGCGGTGGCACGGGTGACCTCGACCTGTACGTGAAGGCCAGCACGCAGCCCACCACCACCTCGTACGACTGCCGCTCCGAGGGGACGACCAACGCCGAGTCGTGCACCATCTCCGCGAAGACGGCCGCCACGCGCATCTACGTGACGCTCTACGCCTACACCACCTTCTCGGGCGTCACGCTCAAGGGCTCCTACCCCTGA
- a CDS encoding M4 family metallopeptidase, whose protein sequence is MVRTPRFLAAALLALPLAACEVDSSTQQPELEQKADSLGDIHAALAALPSARIAGVEQNGMPFMITGKLGTATMQQGLVGNAGGRLTQALPGIAAAFRVNASDLIAKRSRTDEQGVTHVRYGQTKNGLPVVNEELIVHIGADNTIIAANGTARDGETVPALARISEEAAKAAALDSTSGRHLELDGLRLVYVRSPADGKLKLAYEATVLGEARDEMPIRDLVYVSALDGGIVTRHAQIHTALNRKVYTAANKTTLPGTLKRSEGQAASGDAHVDGNYDALGATYNCYKNNFGRDSLDNKGATLISTVHYSSNYTNAFWNGTQMVYGDSNGTQSAPLGLSGDVTTHELTHAVTSSESNLTYSAESGGLNEALSDIFGAYCESYASGTWSTEDKIFMVGDDVWTPNTPGDALRYMADPAKDGVSLDYWTTSAKNVDVHYSSGIANLAFTLLSRGGKHPRGKSDTTVPAIGVQKAGAIYYKANVDLFTASTNYAQAKTYLEQAASSLYGASSAELAAVTASYVALGVGVPLTGQLLQTNLSAARGASLSYYLDVPASKASTFTITGGTGDADLYVKAGSAPTTTSYECRSQASGNEDSCSITAKTAATRIHVLLYAYSAFSGVTLVGKY, encoded by the coding sequence TTGGTTCGCACCCCCCGTTTCCTTGCCGCCGCGCTGCTCGCCCTGCCCCTCGCCGCTTGCGAGGTCGACTCGTCCACGCAGCAGCCCGAGCTCGAGCAGAAGGCCGATTCGCTGGGAGACATCCACGCGGCGCTCGCGGCGCTGCCCTCGGCGCGGATCGCCGGCGTCGAGCAGAACGGCATGCCCTTCATGATCACCGGCAAGCTGGGCACCGCGACCATGCAGCAGGGCCTGGTGGGCAACGCCGGCGGTCGGCTGACCCAGGCGCTGCCCGGCATCGCCGCCGCCTTCCGCGTCAACGCCTCGGACCTCATCGCCAAGCGCTCGCGCACGGACGAGCAGGGCGTCACCCACGTGCGCTACGGCCAGACGAAGAATGGCCTGCCCGTGGTGAACGAGGAGCTCATCGTCCACATCGGCGCGGACAACACCATCATCGCCGCCAACGGCACCGCGCGGGACGGGGAGACCGTCCCCGCCCTGGCGCGCATCTCCGAGGAGGCCGCCAAGGCCGCCGCCCTGGACAGCACCTCGGGCCGCCACCTGGAGCTCGACGGCCTGCGGCTGGTGTACGTGCGCTCGCCCGCGGACGGCAAGCTGAAGCTGGCCTACGAGGCCACGGTCCTCGGCGAGGCCCGCGACGAGATGCCCATCCGCGACCTCGTGTACGTGAGCGCCCTGGACGGCGGCATCGTCACGCGCCACGCGCAGATCCACACCGCGCTCAACCGCAAGGTGTACACGGCCGCCAACAAGACGACCCTGCCCGGCACGCTCAAGCGCTCGGAGGGCCAGGCGGCCTCGGGTGACGCGCACGTCGACGGCAACTACGACGCGCTGGGCGCGACGTACAACTGCTACAAGAACAACTTCGGCCGCGACTCGCTGGACAACAAGGGCGCCACGCTCATCAGCACGGTGCACTACAGCAGCAACTACACCAACGCGTTCTGGAACGGCACGCAGATGGTGTACGGCGACAGCAACGGCACCCAGTCCGCGCCGCTGGGCCTGTCGGGCGACGTGACCACGCACGAGCTGACGCACGCGGTGACGTCGAGCGAGTCCAACCTCACGTACTCGGCCGAGTCCGGCGGCCTCAACGAGGCGCTGAGCGACATCTTCGGCGCCTACTGCGAGAGCTACGCCTCGGGCACCTGGTCCACCGAGGACAAGATTTTCATGGTGGGCGACGACGTGTGGACGCCCAACACCCCGGGCGATGCGCTGCGCTACATGGCCGACCCGGCCAAGGACGGCGTCTCGCTCGACTACTGGACCACGAGCGCCAAGAACGTGGACGTGCACTACAGCTCGGGCATCGCCAACCTGGCCTTCACGCTGCTCTCGCGTGGTGGCAAGCACCCGCGCGGCAAGTCCGACACCACCGTGCCGGCCATCGGCGTGCAGAAGGCGGGCGCCATCTACTACAAGGCGAACGTCGACCTGTTCACCGCGTCCACCAACTACGCCCAGGCCAAGACGTACCTGGAGCAGGCCGCCTCGAGCCTCTACGGCGCGAGCTCCGCGGAGCTCGCCGCGGTCACCGCCTCCTACGTCGCGCTGGGCGTGGGCGTCCCGCTCACCGGCCAGCTCCTCCAGACCAACCTGAGCGCGGCCAGGGGCGCTTCGCTGAGCTACTACCTGGATGTCCCGGCCAGCAAGGCGTCCACCTTCACCATCACCGGCGGCACGGGTGACGCGGACCTGTACGTGAAGGCGGGCTCGGCGCCGACCACCACCTCGTACGAGTGCCGCTCGCAGGCGTCCGGCAACGAGGACTCCTGCTCCATCACCGCGAAGACGGCCGCCACGCGCATCCACGTGCTGCTCTACGCCTACAGCGCCTTCTCGGGCGTGACGCTGGTCGGCAAGTACTAG
- a CDS encoding HAD-IIB family hydrolase: MATPRPLRDADLSRVEAVFTDVDGTLTTAHRLRSTTLQALERLADAGFKLVLVTGRPAGWAECWARTLPVEGVIAENGGLFFLRGAHGRLRKVYAESPRVRGPNRERLVAEVTAVLGQVPGARLSVDSAYTEVDLAVDYNEEARLGEAGADRLEALLRARGVTAVRSSVHINCWLGRFDKRSAVRRFLKVAWGARNVPGEGRFVYVGDSFNDAPMFGEFALSVGVANVRRVLGRIDTPPAFITRAEEGRGFEELARALLAHRRGTRGDAS; encoded by the coding sequence ATGGCCACTCCTCGCCCCCTGCGCGACGCGGACCTCTCCCGGGTGGAGGCGGTCTTCACCGATGTCGACGGCACCCTCACCACGGCGCACCGGCTGCGCTCCACGACGCTCCAGGCGCTGGAGCGGCTGGCGGACGCGGGCTTCAAGCTGGTGCTGGTGACGGGCCGTCCGGCGGGGTGGGCCGAGTGCTGGGCGCGCACCCTGCCCGTGGAGGGCGTCATCGCGGAGAACGGGGGCCTGTTCTTCCTGCGGGGCGCCCACGGACGGCTGCGCAAGGTGTACGCCGAGTCGCCGCGCGTGCGGGGCCCGAACCGCGAGCGGCTGGTGGCCGAGGTGACGGCGGTGCTCGGCCAGGTGCCGGGCGCGCGGCTGTCCGTGGACAGCGCCTACACCGAGGTGGACCTGGCGGTGGACTACAACGAGGAGGCGCGGCTGGGCGAGGCGGGAGCCGACCGCCTGGAGGCCCTCCTGCGCGCGCGGGGGGTGACGGCGGTGCGCTCCTCGGTGCACATCAACTGTTGGCTGGGGCGGTTCGACAAGCGCTCCGCCGTGCGGCGCTTCCTGAAGGTCGCCTGGGGGGCACGCAATGTCCCGGGCGAGGGCCGTTTCGTGTACGTGGGGGATAGTTTCAATGACGCTCCGATGTTCGGGGAGTTCGCCCTGAGCGTCGGGGTGGCCAACGTGCGGCGGGTGCTCGGACGCATCGACACGCCGCCGGCCTTCATCACCCGGGCGGAGGAGGGGCGGGGCTTCGAGGAGCTCGCGCGTGCCCTGCTCGCGCACCGGCGCGGTACCAGAGGAGACGCATCGTGA
- a CDS encoding class I SAM-dependent methyltransferase, protein MNVVKLELAPGLGRHLRAGHPWVFRKALAQVPKIPPGSVVDLAENGKFVARGYFDPHSAIAVRVLTRNPRQSIDAAFFAQRVRQALAERRALIDLTDTDSFRLLHGEGDGLPGVVVDLYGRYAVLKLYSAGLTPYRGLIVEALKAAIPELQGILGRDEVGRDDVEEDEGRGAGRMLWGEKAPELLSIRERGATFLVDAWKGQKTGFFLDQRENRYLIRRLAQGRDVLNCFCFSGGFSVNAALGGAKSVFSVDLDPDAIALARENFTRNGLPAEKHDFLAADVFKLLSSFREEGRTFDLIILDPPAFAKSQKAVQAAIDGYASLNRQALGLLRPGGLLATASCSARVGTNDFLGAVKEAAFKAGVDLALVEERYQPPDHPIRLQFPEGRYLKFYVMASV, encoded by the coding sequence GTGAATGTCGTGAAGTTGGAGCTCGCTCCGGGGTTGGGCCGTCACCTGCGCGCGGGGCACCCGTGGGTGTTCCGCAAGGCGCTCGCCCAGGTGCCGAAGATTCCTCCGGGCAGCGTGGTGGACCTGGCGGAGAACGGGAAGTTCGTGGCGCGCGGCTATTTCGATCCGCACTCGGCCATCGCCGTGCGGGTGCTCACGCGCAACCCCCGGCAGTCCATCGACGCGGCCTTCTTCGCGCAGCGGGTGCGCCAGGCCCTGGCCGAGCGCCGCGCGCTCATCGATCTCACGGACACGGACAGCTTCCGGCTGCTGCACGGCGAGGGTGATGGCCTGCCGGGCGTGGTGGTGGACCTGTACGGGCGCTACGCGGTGCTCAAGCTGTACTCGGCGGGTCTCACGCCCTACCGGGGGCTCATCGTCGAGGCGCTCAAGGCGGCCATCCCCGAGCTCCAGGGCATCCTGGGCCGTGACGAGGTGGGCCGCGACGACGTGGAGGAGGACGAGGGCCGGGGCGCGGGCCGCATGCTGTGGGGCGAGAAGGCTCCGGAACTCTTGAGCATCCGCGAGCGCGGCGCGACGTTCCTGGTGGACGCGTGGAAGGGGCAGAAGACGGGCTTCTTCCTGGATCAGCGCGAGAACCGCTACCTCATCCGGCGCCTGGCCCAGGGCCGGGACGTGCTCAACTGCTTCTGCTTCAGCGGAGGCTTCTCGGTGAACGCGGCGCTCGGTGGGGCCAAGAGCGTGTTCTCCGTGGACCTGGACCCCGACGCCATCGCCCTGGCGCGCGAGAACTTCACGCGCAACGGGCTGCCCGCGGAGAAGCACGACTTCCTGGCCGCGGACGTGTTCAAGCTCCTGTCGTCCTTCCGCGAGGAGGGCCGCACGTTCGATCTCATCATCCTGGACCCGCCGGCGTTCGCGAAGAGCCAGAAGGCGGTGCAGGCGGCGATCGACGGGTACGCGTCGCTCAACCGCCAGGCGTTGGGGCTCTTGCGGCCCGGGGGCCTGCTGGCCACGGCGTCGTGCTCGGCGCGCGTGGGGACCAACGACTTCCTGGGCGCGGTGAAGGAAGCGGCCTTCAAGGCGGGGGTGGATCTGGCCCTGGTGGAGGAGCGCTACCAGCCGCCCGACCACCCCATCCGGCTGCAGTTCCCCGAGGGCCGCTACCTCAAGTTCTACGTGATGGCGTCCGTGTGA
- a CDS encoding alpha/beta hydrolase, with the protein MVLKGQFLERPALIPVGHEVMEGVAHRGVARPPLLVLPPTPEEGGGMDHVIAAELAFAAATGEHPTLRFNYRGVAGSQGERGAGPALVEDALAALTVVLENAQAPTAGVAALHGSARTALDVRARHGGVAGLCLVSPRGIVPGELTGLGRELLVVVGEQDATLSRAELARAVDAAGGTLEVIEGAGAHLHHALPQVGRIVRAWLKRLSGT; encoded by the coding sequence ATGGTCCTCAAAGGTCAATTCCTCGAGCGTCCGGCGCTCATTCCCGTGGGACACGAGGTGATGGAGGGCGTGGCGCACCGGGGGGTGGCGCGTCCGCCGCTGCTCGTGCTGCCGCCGACGCCGGAGGAGGGCGGGGGCATGGATCACGTCATCGCCGCGGAGCTCGCCTTCGCCGCGGCCACGGGGGAGCATCCCACCCTGCGCTTCAACTACCGGGGCGTCGCGGGCAGTCAGGGCGAGCGGGGCGCGGGCCCGGCCTTGGTGGAGGACGCCCTGGCCGCGTTGACGGTGGTGTTGGAGAACGCCCAGGCGCCCACGGCGGGCGTGGCGGCGTTGCATGGCAGCGCCCGCACGGCGCTCGACGTCCGGGCGCGTCATGGCGGGGTGGCGGGGCTGTGCCTGGTGAGCCCTCGGGGAATCGTGCCCGGAGAACTCACGGGCCTGGGCCGGGAATTGTTGGTGGTGGTGGGCGAGCAGGACGCCACGCTGTCCCGGGCGGAGCTGGCCCGGGCGGTGGACGCGGCCGGAGGCACCCTGGAGGTCATCGAGGGAGCGGGCGCGCACCTGCACCACGCCCTGCCGCAGGTGGGTAGAATCGTCCGGGCATGGCTCAAGCGGTTGTCGGGCACCTGA